A portion of the Mesobacillus boroniphilus genome contains these proteins:
- a CDS encoding class D sortase — MKKVLSLLMILAGLSIFFYPAAKDYYTAYNQEKMIETWEDSSQGEQIAAESLRELEEVLSIKTKAETSMNEVPQTEKQESEQKAAAKTETKKKMSNGIVGVIEIDKIGVKLPILNGASDANLDIGAGLLEGTPAPGMPGNSAIAAHRNRAYGSMFNRLDEVNEGDTVTVSDKNNTYQYEVYETLVVEPHDTSVLNGSRDEKVLTLITCTPIDMATHRLIVKAKIKP; from the coding sequence ATGAAAAAGGTATTATCGCTATTAATGATCCTTGCTGGTCTATCGATCTTCTTTTATCCAGCAGCAAAAGATTATTACACCGCCTACAATCAGGAGAAGATGATTGAAACCTGGGAGGACAGCAGTCAGGGGGAGCAGATCGCTGCTGAGAGTCTTAGGGAACTTGAGGAAGTACTCAGTATCAAAACTAAGGCGGAGACCAGTATGAATGAAGTTCCGCAAACTGAAAAACAAGAATCGGAGCAAAAAGCAGCAGCTAAAACCGAAACAAAAAAGAAAATGTCCAATGGCATCGTAGGAGTAATTGAAATAGACAAGATTGGCGTAAAGCTGCCTATATTAAATGGAGCGTCGGATGCAAATTTGGATATAGGGGCTGGGCTCCTGGAAGGAACGCCGGCTCCAGGGATGCCAGGGAACAGCGCTATTGCCGCCCATCGAAACAGAGCCTATGGCAGTATGTTCAACCGGCTCGATGAAGTAAACGAAGGAGATACCGTGACGGTAAGCGATAAAAACAATACTTACCAATATGAAGTATACGAAACATTAGTGGTGGAGCCTCATGACACTTCCGTATTGAATGGCAGCCGGGATGAAAAGGTGCTTACCCTTATTACATGCACGCCGATTGATATGGCAACACACAGGCTGATTGTCAAAGCGAAAATCAAACCATAA
- a CDS encoding LPXTG cell wall anchor domain-containing protein — protein sequence MKIKKRLSLVAFMLMVMITSPVTGAFAAENNEQGAKFEENTSNQEEQVQKNNTETTKSADQKEKSNGEVKAASTENETNVEEGSDTKITSDQAQSNSDQETTNQPEESENSANQEVNTAEGIDAPEEESASEETNALEESNASEESNPPEEANASADENESTAAEDGTVTANENTSTQIHLHIDQCVDPVETAFVQVNGVWEEMTNPGSSPLYKTFDEGEFIKDNVTAFKLIFTTGEVLVVPVSEIRVGVEAEGSVNYWLESCELPAEEPAGSEDSEEVDETVNVLTMIKIMIDENPRQIEKVTLRMMSGKRIEFERVNALFSLTLMEEIELELIRGIEITRNGETKLILLSQIESLEMVDSVLTLQLNWEMEGEMVEEETGENESDGENDTTGPENNSGSGNTPDGTTNEQVWNGEVLPQTGESSRAMFYVLGFLIAAGGVMLRFKNPLKN from the coding sequence TTGAAAATTAAAAAGCGTTTATCCTTAGTTGCATTCATGCTAATGGTCATGATTACATCCCCGGTTACAGGTGCATTTGCCGCGGAAAATAATGAGCAAGGAGCAAAATTCGAAGAAAATACTAGTAACCAAGAAGAGCAGGTTCAAAAAAATAACACAGAAACTACAAAGTCTGCAGACCAGAAGGAAAAGTCTAATGGTGAGGTAAAAGCAGCATCTACGGAAAATGAAACAAATGTTGAGGAAGGATCAGACACTAAAATAACATCTGACCAAGCACAAAGTAACTCGGATCAAGAAACAACAAATCAACCTGAAGAATCTGAAAACAGTGCCAATCAGGAAGTCAATACTGCAGAGGGAATTGATGCTCCGGAGGAAGAAAGTGCTTCAGAGGAAACTAATGCTCTGGAAGAAAGTAATGCTTCAGAAGAAAGTAATCCTCCAGAAGAAGCTAATGCTTCAGCAGACGAAAATGAGTCGACAGCAGCTGAGGATGGAACCGTAACAGCCAATGAAAATACAAGTACGCAGATTCACCTGCATATCGATCAATGTGTCGATCCTGTTGAAACAGCCTTTGTTCAGGTGAATGGCGTGTGGGAAGAAATGACGAATCCAGGTTCATCACCGCTGTATAAAACTTTTGATGAAGGTGAGTTCATAAAAGATAATGTCACGGCATTCAAATTGATTTTTACAACAGGGGAAGTACTTGTGGTACCAGTAAGTGAAATAAGAGTGGGTGTTGAAGCGGAAGGTTCAGTGAATTACTGGCTGGAAAGTTGTGAACTTCCTGCAGAAGAACCGGCTGGATCAGAGGATTCAGAGGAAGTTGATGAAACTGTGAACGTGCTAACAATGATTAAAATCATGATAGACGAGAATCCGCGTCAGATTGAAAAAGTGACATTGCGAATGATGAGTGGCAAGAGAATTGAATTTGAAAGAGTCAATGCTCTTTTCAGCCTTACTCTGATGGAAGAAATCGAACTAGAATTGATTCGTGGCATTGAAATCACAAGGAACGGTGAAACCAAATTAATCCTACTTTCGCAAATCGAGTCCTTGGAAATGGTGGATAGTGTACTGACACTTCAATTGAACTGGGAAATGGAAGGTGAAATGGTAGAGGAAGAAACAGGAGAGAATGAATCAGACGGGGAAAATGATACGACAGGACCTGAGAATAATTCAGGATCAGGAAATACACCTGATGGCACAACAAATGAGCAGGTATGGAACGGAGAGGTCCTCCCTCAAACAGGTGAAAGCAGCAGGGCGATGTTCTATGTGCTAGGATTCCTGATCGCCGCAGGAGGGGTCATGCTAAGGTTCAAGAATCCATTGAAGAACTAA
- a CDS encoding glucose-6-phosphate isomerase: MTHVRFDYSKALSFFGEHEVTYLRDFVKVAHHSLHEKTGAGSDFLGWIDLPVDYDKEEFTRIQKSAEKIKSDSDVLLVVGIGGSYLGARAALEFLQHSFYNALPKEKRKTPQIIFIGNNISSSYMTDVMDLLEGKDFSINVISKSGTTTEPAIAFRIFRKLLEEKYGVEEARKRIYATTDKARGALKTLADEEGYESFVIPDDVGGRYSVLTAVGLLPIAVSGSDIDAMMNGAAQAREDFGKSELEENPAYQYAAVRNALYNKGKTIEMLINYEPSLQYFSEWWKQLFGESEGKDQKGIYPSSANFSTDLHSLGQYVQEGRRDLFETIIKVEKPRHEMVIEEASSDLDGLNYLAGKTVDFVNNKAFEGTMLAHTDGGVPNLVLTIPQLDEYTFGYLVYFFEKACAMSGYLLGVNPFDQPGVEAYKVNMFALLGKPGFEEKKAELEKRLK, from the coding sequence ATGACACATGTTCGTTTTGATTACTCAAAGGCGCTTAGCTTTTTTGGTGAACACGAAGTTACATACTTAAGGGATTTTGTAAAAGTAGCCCATCATTCATTACATGAAAAGACTGGTGCAGGCAGCGACTTTTTAGGCTGGATCGATCTGCCTGTAGACTATGATAAAGAAGAATTCACCCGCATCCAGAAATCTGCGGAAAAGATTAAGAGTGATTCTGATGTATTGCTTGTCGTAGGAATCGGCGGCTCTTACTTAGGTGCTCGCGCAGCACTTGAGTTCTTGCAGCACAGCTTTTATAACGCTCTTCCAAAAGAGAAGCGCAAGACACCACAAATCATTTTTATCGGCAACAACATCAGCTCATCTTATATGACAGATGTTATGGACCTTTTAGAAGGAAAGGATTTCTCCATCAATGTCATTTCAAAATCTGGAACAACGACAGAGCCTGCAATCGCATTCCGTATCTTCCGCAAGCTTCTAGAAGAGAAGTATGGAGTGGAAGAAGCACGCAAACGCATCTACGCAACAACGGATAAAGCACGCGGTGCATTGAAAACTCTTGCTGACGAAGAAGGCTATGAATCATTCGTTATTCCTGATGATGTTGGCGGACGTTATTCTGTATTGACAGCTGTTGGATTGCTGCCAATCGCTGTCAGCGGTTCAGACATAGACGCCATGATGAATGGCGCAGCACAGGCAAGAGAGGATTTCGGCAAGTCCGAGCTTGAAGAAAACCCTGCGTATCAGTACGCTGCAGTCCGTAATGCGCTTTACAACAAAGGCAAAACGATTGAAATGCTGATCAACTATGAGCCATCCCTTCAATACTTCTCTGAATGGTGGAAGCAGCTATTCGGCGAAAGTGAAGGAAAAGACCAGAAGGGAATCTATCCTTCTTCAGCGAACTTCTCCACTGACCTTCACTCACTTGGACAATATGTGCAGGAAGGCCGCCGCGATTTGTTCGAAACAATCATCAAGGTAGAAAAACCACGCCATGAAATGGTGATTGAAGAGGCTTCAAGCGATCTTGACGGGTTGAATTACCTTGCAGGAAAAACAGTTGATTTCGTCAACAACAAAGCATTCGAAGGAACAATGCTTGCCCATACTGATGGGGGCGTACCGAACCTTGTACTTACGATCCCACAGCTTGACGAGTACACATTCGGTTACCTTGTATACTTCTTTGAAAAAGCATGCGCAATGAGCGGCTACCTGCTTGGCGTAAATCCATTCGACCAGCCAGGCGTTGAAGCATACAAAGTGAATATGTTCGCATTGCTGGGCAAACCAGGCTTCGAAGAAAAGAAAGCTGAATTGGAAAAACGACTTAAATAA
- a CDS encoding iron-containing alcohol dehydrogenase has protein sequence MDNFTFYNPTKLIFGKGQLEQLKNEVPQYGKKVLLVYGGGSIKRNGLYDSVMNYLKEIGAEVFELSGVEPNPRLSTVHKGVEICKEEGIELLLAVGGGSVIDCTKAIAAGAKYDGDAWDLVTKKAFASEALPFGTVLTLAATGSEMNAGSVITNWETNEKYGWGSPVTFPKFSILDPVNTFTVPKDQTIYGIVDMMSHVFEHYFHLTENTEYQDRMAESLLLTVMETAPKLLEDLENYEYRATILYSGTMALNGILNMGYRGDWATHNIEHAVSAVYDIPHGGGLAILFPNWMKHNLKVKPERFKKLAVRVFGVNPEGKTDEEAGLEGIEKLREFWNSIGAPSRLADYDIDDSKLEVMADKAMVNGEFGNFAKLNKDDVLEIYRMSL, from the coding sequence ATGGATAACTTTACATTTTATAATCCAACAAAACTAATCTTTGGCAAAGGCCAACTTGAGCAGCTTAAGAATGAAGTCCCTCAATATGGCAAGAAGGTTCTGCTTGTATATGGCGGAGGCAGCATTAAGCGGAATGGGCTTTATGACTCTGTCATGAATTACTTAAAAGAAATCGGAGCTGAGGTATTCGAACTTTCGGGTGTTGAACCGAACCCTCGTCTGTCGACTGTTCATAAAGGTGTGGAAATCTGCAAAGAGGAAGGCATTGAATTATTGCTCGCGGTGGGAGGTGGCAGTGTAATTGACTGCACGAAGGCAATCGCAGCCGGAGCCAAATACGATGGCGATGCTTGGGACCTTGTCACGAAGAAGGCTTTTGCATCAGAAGCACTTCCGTTCGGAACTGTGCTGACATTGGCGGCTACAGGTTCCGAAATGAATGCCGGCTCTGTCATTACCAATTGGGAAACGAATGAAAAATATGGCTGGGGAAGCCCGGTGACTTTCCCTAAATTCTCTATTTTAGATCCTGTGAACACATTTACAGTTCCTAAGGACCAAACAATCTACGGCATTGTTGACATGATGTCACATGTATTCGAGCACTATTTCCATTTGACAGAGAACACTGAATACCAGGACCGTATGGCCGAATCCTTGCTTTTGACAGTGATGGAAACAGCTCCAAAGCTGCTTGAGGACCTGGAGAACTACGAATATCGTGCTACCATCCTTTATTCAGGAACAATGGCATTGAATGGAATCCTTAACATGGGTTACCGCGGCGATTGGGCAACTCATAATATTGAGCACGCGGTATCTGCAGTGTATGATATCCCTCATGGAGGCGGGCTGGCCATCCTGTTCCCGAACTGGATGAAGCATAACCTTAAGGTAAAACCAGAACGTTTCAAGAAATTGGCTGTCAGGGTCTTCGGCGTGAATCCAGAAGGCAAGACAGACGAAGAAGCAGGCTTGGAAGGAATCGAAAAGCTGCGTGAATTCTGGAACAGCATCGGTGCACCATCACGACTTGCTGATTATGACATTGATGACAGCAAGCTGGAAGTAATGGCAGATAAGGCAATGGTAAACGGCGAGTTTGGCAACTTTGCAAAATTGAATAAAGACGACGTATTGGAAATCTATCGTATGTCTCTATAA
- a CDS encoding sodium/glutamate symporter: MLFSKEALGNLGSIIPGEDFLESGIYPEKVYEAMLSIPEVAITIIFASLFLGKKIPGFKKIWKIAGPQVAYGQTVSLGQYVVGILLAIFALKPVFDLPSMAGALIEIGFEGGPGTAAGMRGTFEALDFSEGASIALGLATVGILSGVITGIIIVNWGIRKGLAGKAKKSSDLSEREQKGLYSKDEEKSAGELSTRSESIESLTVNFLFIFVAIGAGMVLLKGLLLLENTTWGPAYDIEIIKHVPLFPMALLGGVATQMLYDRFIPYKLIDKKVIARIEGFALDVLIVASLTTLSISAISKNILPFLILAGAGIALNLAAFFLLAKRVMPDYWFERAVLEYGQSMGMTTTGLLLLQIVDPEKETPALDGFGYKQIMFEPIIGGGLFTAASMPLIAQFGPVPVLIGTGILFAIWLSIGLFYFGKKDNKGAQS, encoded by the coding sequence TTGTTATTTAGCAAGGAAGCATTGGGGAATCTGGGATCGATAATTCCGGGGGAAGATTTTCTGGAAAGTGGCATATACCCTGAAAAAGTGTATGAAGCGATGCTGTCGATTCCTGAAGTCGCAATTACCATCATTTTTGCGTCACTTTTTTTAGGTAAAAAAATACCCGGGTTCAAAAAGATTTGGAAAATTGCCGGTCCTCAAGTGGCATATGGCCAAACCGTATCATTGGGCCAGTATGTTGTCGGAATCCTTCTGGCGATTTTCGCTTTAAAGCCAGTATTCGACCTGCCTTCAATGGCAGGTGCGTTAATTGAAATCGGATTTGAAGGCGGGCCTGGAACAGCAGCCGGGATGAGAGGCACTTTTGAGGCGCTTGATTTTTCCGAAGGAGCCAGCATCGCGCTCGGCCTTGCAACCGTCGGAATCCTGTCTGGAGTGATCACTGGGATTATCATTGTCAATTGGGGCATAAGGAAAGGGCTGGCTGGGAAAGCGAAAAAATCCTCGGACCTCTCTGAAAGGGAGCAAAAAGGTCTCTACTCAAAGGATGAGGAAAAATCGGCTGGGGAACTATCAACAAGATCGGAATCAATTGAATCGCTGACAGTCAACTTTCTGTTCATTTTTGTGGCAATCGGCGCAGGAATGGTCTTATTAAAGGGGCTGTTGCTCCTGGAAAATACAACATGGGGGCCGGCTTACGATATTGAAATCATCAAGCATGTTCCGTTATTTCCTATGGCCTTGCTCGGAGGAGTAGCAACTCAGATGCTATATGACCGGTTCATCCCCTACAAGCTTATTGATAAAAAAGTTATCGCACGGATTGAGGGATTCGCCCTGGATGTCCTTATTGTCGCATCGTTAACGACTCTTTCTATTTCAGCGATCAGTAAAAATATCCTGCCTTTCTTGATACTAGCCGGTGCAGGCATCGCGCTGAACCTTGCCGCATTTTTCTTGCTGGCAAAAAGAGTTATGCCTGATTATTGGTTTGAGAGAGCGGTGCTCGAATATGGACAATCCATGGGAATGACCACTACCGGTTTACTTTTGCTGCAAATAGTGGATCCGGAAAAAGAAACGCCAGCCTTAGATGGTTTTGGCTATAAACAGATCATGTTCGAACCAATTATTGGAGGCGGCCTGTTCACCGCCGCGTCTATGCCGCTCATCGCACAATTTGGACCGGTACCGGTTTTGATTGGGACAGGAATCCTGTTCGCGATCTGGCTTTCAATCGGACTCTTTTATTTTGGAAAAAAGGACAATAAGGGTGCCCAATCGTGA